In Deltaproteobacteria bacterium, the sequence TTGGTCTCGGAGCGGCTCGGGATCCGCGGCGAGATTGATCTCGTCGAGGTCCACGATGGCAGCGTCGTCGTCGTCGAAGCCAAGCGCGGCCGCGCTCCCCGGACCGACGCGCACCGGTGGGGGCCGTACGAGCTGCCGGTGCGCGCGTGGCCGGCGGATCTCGCCCAGGTGGTGCTCTACATGGCGCTGCTGCGCGACCACGGTCTGCCCTGCGACCAGGCGCGGCTGGTCTATCGCGGCAGTCACGAGAGCGTCGTCGTGGCGTGGAGCGATCACCTCGAGCGCTTCGTCCATGCCGTCATCGCCCAGGCCCGTGCGGTCGCGCTGTGCGAGCACGCCCCCGCGCCGCTGGTCGACAGCCCCAAGTGCCCCGGATGCTCGCTGCACGATGACTGCCTCCCCGATGAGCACAACGCACTGCTCGCCGAGCAGGCCGCACGCGCCGCGCCGCCGCAGCCGGACGCGAGCCGCGACCCCGCGTTGCCCCCCGCCGCCACGGGCGATGCCGACGCGACCAACACTGCGCCGCAGACCCTCGAAGACCACGAGGCGCTCGCCGTGGCGATCGGTGTGCCCGCCAACGCACCCGTGCGTCGCATCGTCACCGGGCTCGAGCCCCGCAGCGTCGTCCACGTGCTCACGCCCGGCAGCACCGTGCGCAAGGACGGCGACGCGCTCGTGGTCGAGGACCGCCGCGGTGGGATCGAGCGGTTCGTCCTGCCCGAGGTCGCCCATCTCGCGCTCTTCGGGCCCGTGCATGTCACCCAGCCCTGTGTGCAGCACCTGCTGCGCCAAGGCGTCGCGATCTCCCACCACACCGGTGCGGGGCGCTTGCTCGGGACCACCGCGCCACTGCTCACGCGCAACGTCGGACTGCGCCGCGCGCAGTTCCGCGTGGTCGACGATCCGCAGGCGTGCCTCGAGATCGCCCGCGCGCTCGTCGTCGCCAAGATCCGCAACCAGCGGACGGTGCTGCGGCGACACCGACGGGGGCTCGCCGTGATCTCCGACGCGGTGCTCGGCGGCGACCTCCCGCACTGGGCCGGCGGGCCCGACCCCCAGGTCGCGGACGCGCGGCGCGACGCTCAGGGCGCGGTCGCCGAGGCCCTCGGCCGCATGCAGCACGCGCTCGCTGCAGCGACGCGTGCGGTCGAAGTCGACCGCCTCCGCGGTCACGAGGGCGACGCCGCCGCGTGCTACTTCGGCGCCCTGCCGGCGATCCTCCCCGCCGCCTGGCGGGGCGAGCTGCGCGGCCGCAGTCGACGCCCGCCGCAGGATCGCATCAACGCCATGCTCAGCTTCGGCTACGCACTGCTGGTCCGCGACGCAGTCGCGGCCTGCGGCCGCGTGGGCCTGGACCCGATGCTCGGGGTCTTCCACACCATGATCCCTGGCCGGCCCGCGCTCGCACTCGATCTCATGGAACCACTGCGCGCCGCGTGGGTCGACACCGCAGTCCTGCGGCTCATCGCGACCGCGGGAATCGTCCGCGACGACTTCCACTGCTCGCTCGCCGGTGTGGAGCTGAGCGA encodes:
- the cas1 gene encoding CRISPR-associated endonuclease Cas1 gives rise to the protein MTETIINASAHEHADLIPVRMCNELVYCPRLFHLEHVQGVFRHSADTIEGKGQHERAKRRGSRLRVIDDEPAAASTIDDLFALLPRRLALVSERLGIRGEIDLVEVHDGSVVVVEAKRGRAPRTDAHRWGPYELPVRAWPADLAQVVLYMALLRDHGLPCDQARLVYRGSHESVVVAWSDHLERFVHAVIAQARAVALCEHAPAPLVDSPKCPGCSLHDDCLPDEHNALLAEQAARAAPPQPDASRDPALPPAATGDADATNTAPQTLEDHEALAVAIGVPANAPVRRIVTGLEPRSVVHVLTPGSTVRKDGDALVVEDRRGGIERFVLPEVAHLALFGPVHVTQPCVQHLLRQGVAISHHTGAGRLLGTTAPLLTRNVGLRRAQFRVVDDPQACLEIARALVVAKIRNQRTVLRRHRRGLAVISDAVLGGDLPHWAGGPDPQVADARRDAQGAVAEALGRMQHALAAATRAVEVDRLRGHEGDAAACYFGALPAILPAAWRGELRGRSRRPPQDRINAMLSFGYALLVRDAVAACGRVGLDPMLGVFHTMIPGRPALALDLMEPLRAAWVDTAVLRLIATAGIVRDDFHCSLAGVELSDAGRRAMIRAYERRGDEQTTHPRFGYRMSYRRLLELEVRILAKVFAGELRHYTPMWTR